CGAACAAACAACATCGAAGCCTATCCGGGCAGCCGTATACCCTCGGTGTGCTCGTTGCTAGGAAACCCCAAAAGCATGAGCGACAGTTcccccaggaggaggagaatagTGTTGGCGTTCTGGTGGAATGCAATTCGACGGTTGACACCGAAATATACCGAATCCAACCAAAGGCTGCAGGTACCGTGGGTCGATCACAGTCTAGTGAGCATCGGAATTTGCGCTTTTGCGCGCCAACCGAGAATGGTTGTAGTGCGCGTGCGATTTGTTCGgatggcatggaatggaattgttattaaattgaaattgattgataGAATTGAGCAGAAAACATTTGTTTACCACTTAAAACGTTATTTCGATTTGCATCGAATTCTGCAATCACAGTAATGTGTTTGCCTCATTCGGACATGAAGACTCTAACGGCCCTTTTGTTTTTAGTGTGAGTTTAGTTTATTTGTGTaacatttttctttgttcGCTTGACATTTGCATTTATCTACTTGCGTTTACTATTGTTTAAAACAGATGCTTCCAATCGCTTCCACTACGGCCGGACTCCAAAAACGTGAGAGAAGGCTTTTCATTTCAGGGGTGGTGGCCGATAGAAGGTTTTTGGAGACGGGGGTTTGGAAGGCGGAATCTATAATTAAATGTATATATTCTTTCATATTTATGCATCGTGTTGATCCTACGAGACCCTTctcctaacacacacacacacacgcacacacattcgtcCTTCGTTAATTGCATTGTACATCACCGGTTTCTCTCTCCCGCGACAAACAAATCTCTAGACACGCGTGGCGCTATCGATGCGTTGCAAGGAGAGAACGTTAACGCTTAAAATTACGACGAAGATGTGTGCCCGTTAAGGGGTTgggaagggtgtgtgtgtgtgcagtgtagTGACCGTTTCACGGCGCCATATGGGTTTAGTGCCCACTTACGGTGCGAGTTTTGTGCATTCGCTTTTGGCCTCTAGTGTGTGTCACTGCAACGCAGCGTGATGTGGATGataggcgcgcgcgcccttctGTTAACAATCTCTTAAGTTGGTGGTCATTCCCTCGCTTTTGCGAGATGGATAAAGGAAGAATGATTATGATAACGATTACAGTGCATGATATTGGGGGAAAATTCCTCAAATgcaactccaccaccactaccaccactctACAGCAGCTCAACGTAATTGGCCGGGAAGAGCCCGTACGTGCCATTGGGTGCTAGACCCTGCCACCAGCCCTcatcgatctgatcgatgtGCGTGATGATATCGTCCGGATCGAAGCTTATCTCGGAATCATCGGCCGCCTGATAATCGTACAGGGCTCTCGCTCGGATCATGTTGTCCTCATCGGACAGATCGATCGTTGCGTTCGGATCAAAGTACTGGCCGCCGGTAACCGGTAACGCAGTTTCGTCCACCGTTTCCACCGATTCAGGAACAGCTGCCGcgacagcagccacagcatcgGGTGAATCCGGTGTCCCACCGTTACGCCGTTCATTCTCGAGTTCCGCCTTCAGCTCGTTGATGATGCTACGCTCCTCGAAGGAAGCGGTCGGTGAGAAGGGTTCCGCTTGGGTTAGCTCCTGTGCCACTTCAGCCTGGATGTGGGTCGGGCTGAGTTGGGCGGTGCTGTTGAGGAACCGTGCCTTGGCACTGCTCACTTTCCCTCCGGCCTCAACCACCTGTCGCATCTCACGTTCCCGTTCACTCTTGCTCTGATCAGACGCTTGGCGGGCGTAACTGCGTTCCGGTGAAACCGGCGACCCTCCCGCTCCAGCTACCtgctcaccagcaccattcgctcccgctgttgctgcttcccgtTTTTCAAACTCACGTTCCTCCCTTCGTCGACGTTCCTGGGGAtagggaacggaacggaacgaaacgattaATAACCAGATATTAACGAGTGTCAGAAAGGGCCAAGTATTACCTCCTCAAGTAATACTGTTTCCTGGAGCTTCCGTTCGTACTCCGCCTGCAGCCGatgcttctcttcctcttcctcccgtCGCCAAAACTCGTCGCGCTCGGTTGGATTGATCTCTTTCGTCGGGTTCACCCGGCTATAGTTCGTGCCAACGGGTTTAGAGGATTCTGAAAAGGATTTGATAACGGATGGCGGATTAAAACGCTCTCCCTGTCTGTCTTATCACGACGTTGATCCACGACCCTCCATGCATGCATGCTCTCTTACCATGGGCCTGCGAGTAGTCCTTCACCTTGAAATCGTTCACCACGACCTTCTGCAGCTTCTCGAGGATACGGGCCTCTTCCACATCGTCCTCGTTGGTCGCGTGCAACGTTATGTGGGCACCGTGCACCAGATCCGTCACATCGCGCACATGCTTCGCACAGGTTCCCTTCCGTGCGATCGGTGCCCCTTCTCCCTAGGCGGCAGGAGTGCGAGATAAGAAGGTGTGTTAGATGTAGCGCCAAAAAGGGCAGATAAGAGCGCACGCGACATaagggcaccaccaccgacagatGTCAACCTACCTGCCAGTTGATAAAGACGAACTTTGCGATGCCGGTTTCACTGTTGTCGACCCTCAGGAATGCGTACTGTATCTTGCCCGAGTTCAGCTCGGCGGCCAGCTCCCCAATGCCATCCTCACCGGTGTCCTGAACCTTCAGCACGTTACTCTGACCCTCGTAACCGAACAGGGCCCAGTTGGTGGCGCTCTTGCGATCGACCACCGTTTTCCACGCGGCCACGATGGCCTCACGGTGCTTCTGCAGATCGATCGACATGATGCGGCTGTCGCTTTTGTCGCGTCCACTGGTCAACGACTTCACTTGCCAACTGGAGTGCCCGCTGTGGGGCAAGACTGGACTGTCCgctgctgcgtcgtcgtcgtcgtcgtgtcgtatGTCTCGTGAGCTGTTGGTGACCCACTTTCACGCACCAACGCACCTCCCCCGATTATGCTCCGTGACGAACTACGGCAACACCCGGTCCCCCGCCCTGGTTGACTCAGCCGTTCGTTATCTTGCACTCTGtaagcagcggcggcgacggtggcagcgacggcggcgacggtggcagcgacggcggcgaggTCAACACATTCCGTGGCACACCTGTCGTCGTGCAGGACCGGAAGCTGACGAGAGACGACAAGAcaatgcaccagcagcactcgcGTTTGTTCAGTTtctaacgacgacgaagacggccGCGGCGCCACGGTCcacacgcaacaacaacaacaacaacaacaacaaggtgcGACAAACTCGCGTGTGTTGGTGaaggtgggtggatgggtgggtggagtACGGGACACGCCGAGGTGTTTTAATTGCACAGGTGAAGTCACAGGCCCCATTTCCCGCCGCCAttttggatttgatttttgaCAGTTGGTGGTGCTCTTTTTGACAGCACAGCTCCGTTTAGCAACCTGGCAGCTTGCGTTTGTTGGCGCGAAGAAAAGtttcggaaaaggaaaagaatgcTATGATTTTATCAGGCATTGTGTCCTATTCCGTTTGTGTGGAACAGCGTGTAAATGGTTATCTACCTTCGGTTCTGCGACAGGTTCGTGGCCCCCCTATGCACACCAAAACAACTTCCTCAACTGTCATTTTTCCCCTTTCAGTCAAGGAGCCAGtttttcgcgatcgcgatcttggATCCCGCGGCTTCTCCAATCACCGAAATCGAaccagaaaaaggaaaacccttCTGGCGTGTGTGCATTGTTGTGGGAAACGGTGAAAGAAAACGCTTCTAGTACAACACACggaacgatcgcgatccgttTTCGTTGTCTTCTGTTGTCCGCAGTCGCCTGTTTAGTGAGCCCCCTTCACGTCACAAAGGCAGACAGGTAATGCGAACGCTTGTCCGACGGCCTGTTCCTGCCGAACCAGCAAAAGTGCGTCGTCAGGACATCCCGAGACATCCTCGCGGCCAAACTACGGATTGTGTACCGAGAGGATTCCTtagttttttcttcgtttttccaaCTCTTAGCGCGTTCGCCTCGTGAAAGGAGTTTTTACGGAGCAGTTGACAGCTCGTCTCACGCCAGCCCCCAGTGAGAAGAAGAGTGTTTGAGATTTACAGCCCAGAG
This sequence is a window from Anopheles darlingi chromosome 3, idAnoDarlMG_H_01, whole genome shotgun sequence. Protein-coding genes within it:
- the LOC125956110 gene encoding drebrin-like protein translates to MSIDLQKHREAIVAAWKTVVDRKSATNWALFGYEGQSNVLKVQDTGEDGIGELAAELNSGKIQYAFLRVDNSETGIAKFVFINWQGEGAPIARKGTCAKHVRDVTDLVHGAHITLHATNEDDVEEARILEKLQKVVVNDFKVKDYSQAHESSKPVGTNYSRVNPTKEINPTERDEFWRREEEEEKHRLQAEYERKLQETVLLEEERRRREEREFEKREAATAGANGAGEQVAGAGGSPVSPERSYARQASDQSKSEREREMRQVVEAGGKVSSAKARFLNSTAQLSPTHIQAEVAQELTQAEPFSPTASFEERSIINELKAELENERRNGGTPDSPDAVAAVAAAVPESVETVDETALPVTGGQYFDPNATIDLSDEDNMIRARALYDYQAADDSEISFDPDDIITHIDQIDEGWWQGLAPNGTYGLFPANYVELL